Proteins encoded within one genomic window of Citrobacter amalonaticus Y19:
- a CDS encoding YjbH domain-containing protein → MKKTHLLSLLALGISAACHAETYPSPIGPSQSDFGGVGLLQTPTARMAREGELSLNYRDNDQYRYYSASVQLFPWLETTLRYTDVRTKKYSSVESFSGDQTYKDKAFDLKLRLWEESYWTPQVSVGARDIGGTGLFDAEYLVANKAWGPFDFSLGLGWGYLGTSGNVSNPLCSYSDKYCYRDNSYKQAGSIDGSQMFHGPASLFGGVEYQTPWQPLRLKLEYEGNNYQQDFAGKLEQKSKFNVGAIYRVTDWADVNLSYERGNTFMFGVTLRTNFNDLRPSYNDNARPKYQPQPQDSILQHSVVANQLTLLKYNAGLADPQIQVKGDTLYVTGEQVKYRDSREGIERANRIVMNDLPEGIRTIRVTENRLNLPQVTTETDVSSLKRHLEGEPLGQETPLAQKRLEPIVPESTEQGWYIDKSRFDFHLDPVLNQSVGGPENFYMYQLGVMATADLWVTDHLLTTGSLFGNLANNYDKFNYTNPPNDSKLPRVRTRVREYVQNDVYVNNLQANYFQYFGNGFYGQAYGGYLETMYGGAGAEVLYRPVDSNWAFGLDANYVKQRDWRSAQDMMKFTDYSVKTGHLTAYWTPSFAQDVLVKASVGQYLAGDKGGTLDISKRFDSGVVVGGYATLTNVSPDEYGEGDFTKGVYVSIPLDLFSTGPTRSRAAVGWTPLTRDGGQPLGRKFQLYDMTSDKSVNFR, encoded by the coding sequence ATGAAAAAAACACATCTGCTTAGCTTACTGGCGCTGGGCATCAGCGCCGCCTGCCATGCCGAAACGTATCCGTCGCCGATTGGGCCCTCCCAGTCGGATTTTGGCGGCGTGGGATTATTACAGACCCCAACCGCGCGCATGGCGCGTGAAGGGGAATTGAGTCTTAACTATCGCGATAACGATCAGTACCGTTACTACTCCGCGTCCGTGCAGCTTTTCCCCTGGCTGGAAACCACGCTGCGCTACACCGACGTGCGGACCAAAAAGTACAGCAGCGTCGAGTCGTTCTCCGGCGATCAGACCTACAAAGATAAGGCGTTCGATCTGAAGTTGCGGCTGTGGGAAGAGAGTTACTGGACGCCGCAGGTGTCGGTCGGCGCGCGGGATATCGGCGGGACCGGCCTGTTCGATGCGGAATACCTCGTGGCGAATAAAGCCTGGGGACCGTTTGATTTCTCGCTTGGCCTCGGCTGGGGGTATCTGGGAACCAGCGGTAACGTTAGCAATCCGCTCTGTTCGTACAGCGATAAATATTGCTACCGTGATAACAGTTATAAACAGGCTGGCTCCATTGACGGCAGTCAGATGTTCCACGGTCCGGCGTCGCTGTTTGGCGGTGTTGAGTACCAGACGCCGTGGCAACCGCTGCGACTGAAGCTGGAATATGAGGGCAACAACTACCAGCAGGATTTTGCGGGCAAGCTGGAACAGAAAAGCAAGTTTAACGTCGGCGCCATTTACCGCGTCACCGATTGGGCCGACGTTAACCTCAGCTACGAACGCGGCAATACCTTTATGTTTGGGGTGACGCTGCGAACCAACTTCAACGACTTACGACCGTCGTATAACGATAACGCGCGGCCGAAATACCAGCCGCAGCCGCAGGACTCGATCCTGCAACACTCGGTGGTGGCAAACCAACTGACGCTGCTGAAATACAACGCCGGACTGGCTGACCCGCAGATTCAGGTGAAGGGCGACACGCTGTATGTGACCGGCGAGCAGGTGAAATACCGCGACTCACGTGAAGGGATCGAACGGGCAAATCGGATCGTCATGAACGATCTCCCGGAGGGGATCCGCACGATCCGCGTGACGGAAAACCGCCTCAACCTGCCGCAGGTGACCACTGAAACGGACGTCAGCAGCCTGAAACGCCATCTGGAAGGCGAACCGCTGGGGCAGGAAACGCCGCTGGCGCAAAAACGCCTTGAGCCGATAGTGCCGGAAAGTACCGAACAGGGCTGGTATATCGACAAATCGCGCTTCGATTTCCATCTCGATCCGGTGCTGAACCAGTCCGTGGGCGGGCCGGAAAACTTCTACATGTACCAGTTGGGCGTAATGGCGACGGCGGATCTGTGGGTCACCGACCACCTGCTGACCACCGGCAGCCTGTTTGGCAACCTCGCCAATAACTACGATAAATTTAACTACACCAACCCGCCGAACGATTCGAAGTTGCCGCGCGTACGTACCCGCGTGCGTGAATATGTGCAGAACGACGTTTACGTGAATAACCTGCAGGCCAACTACTTCCAGTACTTCGGTAATGGTTTCTATGGTCAGGCCTACGGCGGCTATCTTGAAACCATGTACGGCGGGGCGGGAGCGGAAGTGTTGTACCGTCCGGTCGACAGCAACTGGGCGTTTGGGCTGGATGCCAACTACGTGAAGCAGCGTGACTGGCGCAGCGCGCAGGACATGATGAAATTCACCGACTACAGCGTGAAGACCGGACACCTGACGGCCTACTGGACGCCGTCATTTGCCCAGGACGTGCTGGTGAAAGCGAGCGTGGGTCAGTACCTGGCAGGCGATAAGGGCGGCACGCTGGATATCTCTAAACGTTTCGACAGCGGCGTGGTGGTCGGTGGTTACGCCACCCTCACTAACGTCTCGCCGGATGAGTACGGCGAAGGGGATTTCACCAAAGGCGTTTATGTGTCGATTCCGCTGGATCTCTTCTCTACCGGCCCGACCCGCAGCCGTGCGGCAGTGGGCTGGACGCCGCTGACGCGTGACGGGGGCCAGCCGC